A stretch of the Bacillus thermozeamaize genome encodes the following:
- a CDS encoding MerR family transcriptional regulator, translated as MKISELSRLTGVSPRAIRHYEEKGLLAACRRENNYREFDESAVDRVRAIRLYLKLGLTTDEIRMLFDEEVAAPDDYAFCEEMLALYESKLDAVNRQIEALRELKRRLERQIALTLAKR; from the coding sequence ATGAAAATCAGCGAATTGTCGCGTCTGACGGGTGTCAGCCCCAGGGCCATCCGCCATTACGAGGAAAAGGGGCTGCTTGCGGCCTGTCGCCGCGAAAACAATTACCGGGAATTCGACGAATCCGCCGTCGACCGGGTCAGGGCGATTCGGCTCTACCTGAAGCTCGGGCTGACCACGGATGAGATCCGGATGCTGTTCGACGAGGAAGTGGCCGCGCCCGACGATTACGCCTTTTGCGAGGAAATGCTCGCCCTTTACGAGAGCAAACTGGACGCCGTCAACCGGCAGATCGAAGCGCTGAGGGAACTGAAGCGGCGCCTCGAAAGGCAAATCGCCCTAACCCTGGCCAAAAGGTAG